GGCGTGGATGCTGGAGTTCTTCTAATCGGGCACGGGGTTCGAGGCGAGGGGCGAGAGGTTTGGGGAAAGGAGGGGCGCGATGTTCTCATTCGAAGAGGAAGAGGCGAGACAGCCAGTCTCCATCAAGGTGCTCGGCGTGGGCGGGGCCGGCTGCAACGCGGTGAACACGATGATCACCACGGGGCTCAGCCACGTGGAGTTCATCGCGGCCAACACGGACGTCCAGGCTCTGACCCAGTCGCTGGCCGCGTTCAAGATCCAGTTGGGGCCGGAGCGGACCCGCGGGCTCGGCGCCGGCGCCAAGCCGGAGGTGGGCAAGGAGGCGGCGCTGGAGAGCAAGGACGACATCATGGACAGTCTGAAGGGCGCCGACATGGTGTTCGTCACCGCCGGGATGGGCGGCGGCACCGGGACCGGCGCGGCCCCCGTGGTGGCCAGCCTCGCGCGGGAGTTGGGGATCCTGACGGTCGGGGTCGTGACCAAGCCCTTCAAGTACGAAGGGAACCGGCGGATGAGCCACGCCGAAGACGGGCTCCGCGAGTTGAAGAAGTACGTGGACACGCTGCTCGTGATCCCGAACCAGCGCCTGCTGGAACTCGTGGACAAGAAGATGCCGCTGCGGGAGGCGTTCAAAGTGGCGGACGACGTGCTGCGCCAGGCTATCAAGGGCATCGCGGACGTGATCACGACCGCCGGCCACGTCAACGTGGACTTCGCCGACGTCCGGACCGTGATGACCTACACGGGCCGTGCGGTGATGGGGATGGGCATGGCGCGGGGTGAGAACCGCGCCGTCGAGGCGGCGCAGAAGGCGGTCTCGAGCCCGCTCCTGGAGGACGGGAACGTGGCCGGGGCCAGAGGCGTGCTGCTGAACATCACGGGCGGCCTCAACATGTCGCTGCACGAGGTGGACCAGGCGGCGATGATCATCCGGGACGCGGCCGACCAGGACGCCAACATCATCGTGGGCCAGGTGATCAACGAGGAGATGGGCGAGGACCTCGTGGTGACGGTGATCGCCACGGGATTCGAGCGCGAGGAGCAGCCTCAGAAGCAGCGGCCGCTCCTCGACCGGCAGACGACGGCGCCGGCCCATCAGCAGCCGGCCCTCGCCGGCACGCGCAGTGGGGCCCAGGCCGAAGCGCCGTCCCGGCGCAACCTGGACCGCCCGACGTTTCTCCGGAGGCTCACGGGCCGCCGGGAGGGGCAGGAAAATCTGGGCTTGACCATGGACGAGGAGTGGGACGTCCCGACGTTCCTGAGGAAGCAAGCGGATTGAAACCCGTGACGCGTCACGAGTCACGATGTCGGCTGGTGTGATCACGGTTCCGAGCTTGGCGGACGGGCGGGGGAACGTCCGCCACTTCTTCGGCACCAGGGGCCATCCCCGCGACCTCTCGGCCCCCTTCCGGCCCGTTCCGCGCGCCGTCGTGGCGGTCAAGCAGGTGCATGGGACCGACGCGCTGGTCCTGGACCGGCCTGTCTCGGCCGGCTCGGCCTTTGCCGGCGAATGGGATTCGCTGGTCACGAACCAGCCGGGGGTGCTGCTGACGGTCCGGACGGCCGACTGCGTGCCGGTCCTGATCCACGATCCGGTGCGTGGAGTTGTGGCGGCGGTCCACGCCGGCTGGCGCGGGGCGGTGGCCGGGATCGTCCGGCGCACGATCGGCGTGATGCGGCGGCGGTTCGGGTCCGAGCCGCGCGATCTGTCGGTGGGCATCGGTCCCTCGGTCGGCTCCTGCTGCTATGAGGTGGACGAGCCAGTGCTGCAACCGTTGCGTGCAGACTTTCCCGACTGGCGGGAGGTCGTCCGCGAGACGGGGCCGGGCAAGGCCAGGCTGGACCTGCGCGAGCTCATCCGCCGCCAGGCGCGGGCGCTTGGGGTGGATGGGGTTCGCGTCTCGCTGGCCAACGTCTGCACGGTCTGCCACCCGGACCTCTTCCACTCCTACCGCCGCGAGGGCCGGGTCAACGGGACCATGGTCAGCGGGATCATGCTGACCCCTGCGAGGAAACGATGAATGATGAACGCGGAGCGATGAATGGTGTAAGATTCCCTTCGTCATCCGGTCCTGGTTCTGCATTCATCCTTTTACGTTCCGCGTTCATCGTTGAGTGAATGTGGCGGAGACACTCGATTCGGAGGCCGTCGGCCGGAACGTCAGGACGGTGCTCGAGAACATCCGGCGGTCGGCTCAACGGGCCGGACGACCGCCCGAGTCCGTCCGCCTGGTGGCGGCGACCAAGTCCGTGCCGCCCGAGCCCATTCGCTGGGCGATCGCCGCAGGAGTGGGGATCCTCGGCGAAAACCGGCTGCAGGAGGCGCTCCCCAAGATCGAGGCGCTCGGCTCCGACGGCGTCAGTTGGCATTTTATCGGACGGCTGCAGCGCCGCAAGGTCAAGGCGGTGGTCGGTCTCTTCCGGCTGATCCATTCGGTGGAGAGCCTGGAGCTGGCGGAAGAGATCAACAGGCGGGCCGCGGAGGCGGGGATCGTCCAGCCGGTGTTGCTGGAAGTCAACGTCGGGGGGGAGGCGAGCAAGGGCGGATTCGCCCCGGAGGCCCTGGAAGAAGCGCTGGCCGCCATGGACGGGCTGCCGAGCCTGGCGGTGCAGGGCTTGATGGCGATTCCCCCGCCGTCGCCGGATGCGGAGGGCTCGCGGCTCCACCATCGGAGGCTCCGCGAGCTGGCCCGGTCCCTGGCGGGGGGCCGGTGGCTGCGGGTCCGGCTGGAAGAGATCTCGATGGGGATGTCGCAGGACTATGAAGTCGCGATCGAAGAAGGAGCGACCTACGTCAGGGTCGGGACGGCGATCTTCGGGGCGCGGCCCGATGCGTGACGCGTCTCTCGTGAAGCGTGAAACGTCGCGGGCGACGAGATCCGAGATGAAAAGGATTGCATTTATCGGCGCGGGCCAGATGGCGGAGGCCCTGCTGGCCGGCCTGCTCTCGACCGCCTCGTTCGATCCATCCTGCCTGTGGGCGACCGACACGAGCGCTGAACGCCGCGATCTCGTCAAGCGCCGGTTCGGCATCCGGGTCGGGGCCGACAATCCCGAGGCGGTGACCTGGGCCGACGCCGTCCTGTTGGCGGTCAAGCCGCAGGTGCTGGACGCGGTGCTGGAGGAGATCGCACCGGCCCTCTCGGACCGCCTGGTCATTTCGATCGCGGCGGGCGTGCCGATCGGCCGCATCCACGGGATCGTGGCCGGCCGGGCCGCGACGGGGCCCCGCATCGTGCGGGTGATGCCGAACGCGCCGGCGTTGGTCCGGGAAGGCATGTCGGTGCTGGCCTTCGGCCCCGACGTGACCGACGAGGACGAGCGCATGGCCCGGATGCTGTTCGAAGCCGTCGGGCGCGTGGCGGTGCTGGAGGAACGGTTGTTGGACGCGGTGACGGGCCTGAGCGGGAGCGGCCCGGCCTATGTCTTCACGGCGATCGAGGCGCTGGCGGACGGCGGCGTCAAGGCGGGGCTGCCCCGGTCCGTGGCCGAGCTGCTGGCCGCGCAGACCGTGCTGGGAGCCGCGCGGATGCTCCTGGAGACCGGCGAGCATCCGGCCCGCCTGAAGGACCGGGTGGCCTCGCCCGGCGGGACCACGATCGCGGGGCTGCACGAGCTCGAACGGGGCCGGGTGCGGGCGAGCCTCATCGCCGCGGTGGAGGCCGCCGCGAACCGATCGAAGGAGCTGGGCTCG
This portion of the Nitrospirota bacterium genome encodes:
- the ftsZ gene encoding cell division protein FtsZ, with product MFSFEEEEARQPVSIKVLGVGGAGCNAVNTMITTGLSHVEFIAANTDVQALTQSLAAFKIQLGPERTRGLGAGAKPEVGKEAALESKDDIMDSLKGADMVFVTAGMGGGTGTGAAPVVASLARELGILTVGVVTKPFKYEGNRRMSHAEDGLRELKKYVDTLLVIPNQRLLELVDKKMPLREAFKVADDVLRQAIKGIADVITTAGHVNVDFADVRTVMTYTGRAVMGMGMARGENRAVEAAQKAVSSPLLEDGNVAGARGVLLNITGGLNMSLHEVDQAAMIIRDAADQDANIIVGQVINEEMGEDLVVTVIATGFEREEQPQKQRPLLDRQTTAPAHQQPALAGTRSGAQAEAPSRRNLDRPTFLRRLTGRREGQENLGLTMDEEWDVPTFLRKQAD
- a CDS encoding YggS family pyridoxal phosphate-dependent enzyme; this encodes MAETLDSEAVGRNVRTVLENIRRSAQRAGRPPESVRLVAATKSVPPEPIRWAIAAGVGILGENRLQEALPKIEALGSDGVSWHFIGRLQRRKVKAVVGLFRLIHSVESLELAEEINRRAAEAGIVQPVLLEVNVGGEASKGGFAPEALEEALAAMDGLPSLAVQGLMAIPPPSPDAEGSRLHHRRLRELARSLAGGRWLRVRLEEISMGMSQDYEVAIEEGATYVRVGTAIFGARPDA
- the proC gene encoding pyrroline-5-carboxylate reductase, with the translated sequence MKRIAFIGAGQMAEALLAGLLSTASFDPSCLWATDTSAERRDLVKRRFGIRVGADNPEAVTWADAVLLAVKPQVLDAVLEEIAPALSDRLVISIAAGVPIGRIHGIVAGRAATGPRIVRVMPNAPALVREGMSVLAFGPDVTDEDERMARMLFEAVGRVAVLEERLLDAVTGLSGSGPAYVFTAIEALADGGVKAGLPRSVAELLAAQTVLGAARMLLETGEHPARLKDRVASPGGTTIAGLHELERGRVRASLIAAVEAAANRSKELGSS
- the pgeF gene encoding peptidoglycan editing factor PgeF — protein: MSAGVITVPSLADGRGNVRHFFGTRGHPRDLSAPFRPVPRAVVAVKQVHGTDALVLDRPVSAGSAFAGEWDSLVTNQPGVLLTVRTADCVPVLIHDPVRGVVAAVHAGWRGAVAGIVRRTIGVMRRRFGSEPRDLSVGIGPSVGSCCYEVDEPVLQPLRADFPDWREVVRETGPGKARLDLRELIRRQARALGVDGVRVSLANVCTVCHPDLFHSYRREGRVNGTMVSGIMLTPARKR